The following are from one region of the Luteitalea sp. genome:
- a CDS encoding phosphatase PAP2 family protein, whose product MRVSEWIAVTYFVVTALVAIGGARGGVVQKRLAVAGLAAAAVALVIAMAAAADAAWWLAIARDWAPAAYLMFGYWLPGWLQRPPNPRLEAWLARADRQLLTWLGSNLDSPFWRSAMLEAVYLLVYPFVPACFLLLYSTAPSEVSDTFWSAVLASGYACYGTLPWLPARPPRQIAAHDRSDNPHARPAVPASLAHRVLRQLNEHVSGSMGVGGDTLPSGHVAVAVAAALVVAQFLPIAGMLLILLTLVIAAATVAGRYHYLVDAVGGLAVGILAWLVLRWIGAGG is encoded by the coding sequence ATGCGTGTGAGCGAGTGGATTGCCGTCACCTATTTCGTCGTCACGGCTCTCGTCGCGATCGGAGGGGCGAGGGGCGGCGTTGTGCAGAAGCGGCTGGCCGTGGCCGGGCTCGCCGCGGCTGCCGTGGCACTCGTGATTGCGATGGCCGCGGCGGCGGACGCTGCCTGGTGGCTCGCGATCGCACGTGACTGGGCGCCCGCTGCATATCTGATGTTCGGCTACTGGCTGCCTGGCTGGCTGCAGCGTCCCCCCAATCCTCGTCTGGAAGCGTGGCTCGCAAGGGCCGACCGACAGCTGCTCACCTGGCTCGGGTCGAATCTGGACTCGCCGTTCTGGCGCAGCGCCATGCTCGAAGCCGTGTATCTGCTCGTTTACCCGTTCGTCCCGGCCTGTTTTCTTCTGCTGTACTCGACGGCGCCATCCGAGGTGTCCGATACCTTCTGGTCAGCGGTGCTGGCCTCCGGCTACGCGTGCTACGGCACGCTGCCGTGGTTGCCCGCGCGGCCGCCACGACAGATCGCAGCGCACGATCGATCCGACAATCCTCACGCGCGACCGGCCGTACCCGCCTCACTTGCACATCGCGTGCTCCGCCAGCTGAATGAGCATGTGTCGGGATCCATGGGTGTCGGCGGCGACACGCTTCCCAGCGGCCATGTTGCCGTGGCGGTCGCTGCGGCCTTGGTCGTGGCGCAGTTTCTTCCGATCGCCGGCATGCTGCTCATCCTGCTGACACTGGTGATTGCTGCGGCAACCGTCGCTGGACGCTATCACTACCTCGTCGACGCGGTTGGGGGACTGGCGGTCGGCATCCTCGCCTGGCTCGTTCTCAGGTGGATCGGCGCGGGAGGCTGA